DNA from Planctomycetaceae bacterium:
ACAACATTTACCTCGAGGGTGGTTCGACGTGCTACGAGATTATTCCACATCTTGTCGATAAGAAGAATCTGACGATAATTACAAACTCCGCAATGCTGATGAGCAGACTGCACGAACAGCCGCAGCACAGAATCATTGTTACCGGCGGTCAGTATCGAGCCGATACGATGGACATGATTGGCCCGCCTGCGGAAAATACTATCGCGCAGCTCGGCGGCTTTACAGCATTCACAAGCGCTGACGATATCAGTCTTGATTATGGAATCAGCGGCGCAGATGTTACGACAGTCAGCTTCACAAAGCAGATTATAAAACGCGCGATAAGAGCGGTATTCGTGGGCACGATAAATAAATTTGACAAAGGCGCATTGTACAAAATCGCGGATTTGTCAGATTTGGATATTATTATTACCAACGCCGAGCCGGGCGAAAAGTGGCAGAAATTTACATCCGAAAACAATATTCGGCTGATTTATCCAAACATATAATCTTTAAACACTGAATTTTTTATATTCTAATTTAGTATATTTCGGCAGCGGGCCGACCAATGGCACGGCGTATTTTATAAACGCATCTGTAACGCCGAAGCCGTCGCTGCTGATAAATTCATCGGGCATTGGCTTGGCTCTTACCGCGACCTCGTGCAGCGCGATTTCACCGGTGAAACATTCATATTTATCGCCCGGCTTTCTATTGAGCGTAACCATCAGGCCGGTCTTGCCAGCTTTCGCAAGTTCAACAGCCGCTCTGCCCGCCATAAATGCCTCATCGATGTCCAACTGTACCGCACGGTCTGCTGCGCACATCGGAAGCGATTCGGTAATCTGAAATTCGCCTCGGAATCCGAATTTTTCAGTAATCATCTTGTGCAGCGCAACGGCAGTGCTTGTTCCGCCCATCGCACCGAACTCTATGTTATTAAATTTATCCTTCGTCTGCGAAGCTGAAACAGGCGTTCCGTCAGCATAGGCAATGCCCTCGCCGCAAACTATCGAAACGAATCCGAATCTGTCGTAACACTTTTTCACTTCGGACAGGAATTTGTCTTTTTCAAAATGTCTTTCCGGCAGACAAAGAATGTGCGGAGCGTCCGCATCGTCTTTTTTGCCAAGTACCGAAGCCGCAGGCAGCCAGCCCGCTTCTCTGCCAATGCACTGAAAGATTACAAACTGGTCAACCTTACGCATATCCCGCGCAAGAATGCCCGCCTGCTGAACGGACAACGCAACGTATCTTGCTGCGCTGGCGAAGCCCGGCGTGTGGTCGGTGCCGAACAAATCGTTATCGACAGTCTTCGGAACGCCAATGCCGGTCATTTCGTAACCGTTCTGTTTGGCGTATGCTTCGATGCGGTGAATCGTGTCCATCGTGTCGTTGCCGCCGATGAGGAAAATGTATCTAATATTATATTTCTTCAGCAAAGCGAGAATCTTCGGCAAATCCTCTTCTTTAAGTTTGTGTCTGCACGAACCCAACGCGCTCGAAGGCGTTAGCTTTAAACCATTAACCGTCGCTCCGCTTTCAGCGCCGAGGTCGATAATGTTCTCGGCCATAAAACCCTCGATGCCGAACCGCATACCGAGCACATTCGTTATACCTGCGAATTCTTTTGCGCCGGTGATAATGCCCGCAAGAGACGAATTAATTACAGATGTCGGGCCGCCCGACTGGCCGATTATCGCGTTACCTTTTAACATTTTTGTTCCTGTTCTTTACAAACCCATCGAATCATATTTACAAACAACTGCGCATACCAGTTGCCAACTTCAATTTCTATTCCGCCATTATTTTTTGCTGTGATTCTGTCGCAGCCCCAGTCAACCAGCGGGCCTACCCAGTGCGGCGAAACATCCGAAGCGAACGCCGCGGTTCTTCCTTTGCCGAATTGTCCAACAACCAACAGCGGAAAACTTTGCAGCTCCAGAAAATTAAATTTGCCGTTCTGAAATTCCGCTCTGAACTTCCGTGCGGATAAAACTTCCGTGCCGCCCTGCTTTACTTTTACGCTATTCAAACCGCCAATCGCGGGAGACTGCGCCTCGAAAGGCAGCGCATCGGTTATCTGATGGCCGCAGTTGCGAACGACCATACACGGACTGAAGCAATTTATTCTGTCGTCGCTATCGGCCATTTTGACCGGCAGGACATCGGCAAGAACCGTACCGCTATATTTGCCGGCCCGACCTTCAAACGATTCCCAGCCGCCAATCATTAAAAAACCTGCGCCGTTTTTGACTTTCTCCGCTATGGCGTCAAGATGCGACTTCAAAAAATTTCCCGCAGGATAATCGCTAACGATTATGGCCTTGTAATCGTTCTTAAATAACGATTCGTCGAACTTCACATCGCTCGGGATGTAATCGTAATCGATTTTGTAATGCGTCATCAAACCCGTGGGATAACTTGCCGCCTGGTCGAGTGCCGTATCGCCTAAATATAAAATTTTGCCGTTCATATATTTTTCTTAAAAAAACTGTGTTCTCAATCTGCGGCTCAGCGAAGCCGGCAATAAAATTTACAAACCTTTCAACGCGATATTAAACATACCCAATGGGTATTACCGAATAAATGGCAGATGATGTCTCTTCTCGAACATCTCGTAATAAGCTGCCGGCTGATAAAGTTTAAATTCCAGTTCTCTAAAATATTCAAAAGGCCCTGATTTTCGTACAATGTCGACAAGCGAGCCGATTTGCTCCTGCGACCTGAACGCTGATATTGCCTTGAGTTTATTTTCAAGCAAGGCAGGGGGAGTTTTGATTCGCAATCTCGGCGGCTGTGGAAAATCACAGTAAACGCCAAGCTCGTGAACGTAAGGCACTCTTTGGGCTTTATCGCCAAGTTCCGGCCAGATATTTCCGGCCGCGTGGAAGAGACTGATTAAAAATTCCTCGTGCACGATTCTGTGGTCTGGATGCAGGTCGGTTGACGTCGGCAGGAAACACTGCGTCGGCGCGATTTTGCGAATCCAGTGCGTGAACGAATTTTGCAGTCCGCAGTATCCTTCGAGTACCGCCGCGTCGTCGGGCTTCGCCGCCCTGCGTCCGCGATAATAATTCAATCTGCAATCGGGGAAGTTGAGCCAGATTATATTTTCCTGCGGAATGCCAAGTGTCTTGTAACATTCCTCGGTTTCTTTTTTTCGAATCTCGGAAATCGTATCCTTCTGCTGCTTATTGCAATATCCCATCGCGCCGTCGGTTACTACCAGAAGATAGACCGGAATTTTTTCTTTCAACGCAAGCTGAATGAACAACGCCGCGCCAAGCACAACGTCGTCATCGTGAGGACTGATGAAGAGAAATTTTTCCTTATCGCCGAGCCAATGACGTGATACACTTGCCAGTGTATCGCCGACTCTGCGTTCCTCGCCTACTATACGAACAAATTCCGTTTCGCTTTTGTGTTCTGTCATTTTCGTTTCCTTATAAATACGTTATAATCACAGATTACACAGATTAAAATGATTAAATATAAAATCCGTGGAATCCGCGTAATCTGCGATAAAAAACCACCTGTAAGTATCCCATTTTTTATACTTGACGTCAATAGACACTCGTAACATAATAATGGATTAACGTAACTTGCGGAAAAACAGATATGCCGAATGAAATTACCGTAAATAAGAGCAAATTGTGCCTTGAAGGCAGGGTAATCGAGTCAAAATACTTCTTTTTCGACACCGACCCGAAGAAAAAACACGAGCTGGCAATCGTTTTCGGCGGCGTTGAGAAGTGCGCATCCGACTTCGAGATAAAAAGACGTACATACCCTTATTACGTCATAGAAATACCTATAAAAGGCTTATGCGCTCTCGAAATCGGAGACAAAACGCACAGACTTGCGCCAAATTATATCGGCGGTTTCGCTCCGGAGGTCGCTCATCATTACAAATGCGATAAAAATAACCCGATGGAGCACGTCTTTATCGCGTTTTTCGGTACGCAGGCAAAAAATCTGTTCGAAAAAGCAGGCCTGTATAAAGGTAACGTGCTGAAAATGAAAAAAACCGGCGATATTTTATACCTTGCAGAGTCAATTTTGAAAAAAGCCTTTGAAAAATCAGTACACTCACACGAATTGTGCTGCAGTTATCTCAAAACTCTGCTTTTGGAACAATCCGCGGATATTTCACCTGCGACTGATTCGCTGTGCGCTTCGATGAACACTTACAAGCGGTGCAGAAAATATATAGATGAAAATTTCTCAACGCTGTTTTTGCCATCGCAGGTTGCGCAGAAATGCAGCGTTAATGTTCGCTATATGTCGAGGCTGTTCAAGCAGTACGCAGATGTTACGCCGCACGAATATATAATGAGATTGAAACTCAACAAGGCCGCGAATCTGCTTTTGACTACCAATCTTTCAATCAAAAATATCGCCCAGACTGCCGGCTTTGCCGACCCTTACCATTTTTCAAGAAACTTCAAAAACTTTCACGGCGTATCGCCAAATCACTATCGCAATCCGACATCGCGTGGGAAATAACCATAAAAAAAGCTTCCTGACACACCATCAGCATATCAGGAAGCTTCACGTAAAAGTTACTTCCAATTCATCACCCCCCTGCAAGAAATAAAATAACAATTTGTAAATTAAATACGCTTAACCTTTTTTCACCATCGGTCATAGGTCATTCGTTTGCCGGTTTTTTATGAGCAGCACGGCTGGGCATCGAATCCGCAGTAGCCCATCTCGTCGCTAAGCTGTTTAATCCGCCACCAAACTCTGTCGTCTTTGACAACGTCTATCGCGACAGGATACAGAATATTGTCTTCCTGGAAAATATGCTCGCGCAGAATCGGTACAATCGCGGATGAAATCGCATTAATCTGAATCTTGAACTGCGTCGGCTCGAACTGTCTGAAATTGTTGACCGCCACAGTCAAATTGCCGACAAGATTATTGATTCGCCAGTGCGCTTTGCCCAGCACCACGCAAATGCTCTTGCAGGGATAATTCTCCAGCACAGGAAAAATCAAATCGTCTTCGCGCTGGTTATGGACATCGATAGCCTGCAAGTGTTCGGTTATGTGCTGTAATCTTCTGAACTCACTCGAAAGCTCGGTCAATTCGTCGGTGTCCTGAATCAAAACATTGGCAACCTCAAGGTCGGCAAGGAAACATTCGAACATCTCGTGCTCGGCAATGACCCTGCGTATCGGATGGTCCGCCGACAGATGCGCCCGAAGCAGCGCGAACTGATCGCCGAGGATAGAAGCGAACGCATAAACAAGCGTACGGAGCTGGTCAAGCGAAATGCCGGTGCCGACGAGATACTTATGCGCCTTGCTGATATCACTTAATCGAAGTGTTGAAAGAAGCTGCCGTGCCTGCTGTCGAACTTTTGTTGGGTCTTCGCCGCTTCTGACCCGCTCAAGTATGTCTGCCAATTTCCGTGCTTTTTCCATAATCGCGCTCCTTTCCAACGCTTAAATGCGTTGAACCGCCCCTTTCTGTCTTTAACAAGTGCTTTTTACAACTTGCTCCAGTGAACACGCGTTCTGAAACTTAATACTTTTATATACGTTTTGGTTCGACATTTGATTAAAAAAAATATCAGAAAAAGCGCATAAATTTAATAAATTCGTGTTATTTTTTTTAACGGCAAGTTAAAGCGGGAAAGACAGGCGGAATATAACGCCACTAAAACGATTTACCAAAAGTTCGCTGTGTGAATTTTGGGATATGATTACAGGTGTACCGTGAGCGCACCGGCTGTGTGTATCGCCAAAATCATCAGATAATCCAAATCGCTCAAGCTGTAATGATTGTGAACCATCGCGTTATCAATATATATGATACCAAAATTGCCGGACGGCCTTTTTATGCATGCCATCATAGCAGAACGAATGCGCTCGGTCGTCTCGAGTTTGGCGGCAACCTGCGGAAAAACAAGCGATTGGCCGCGTTCAAACGTTTCAGTGATTTTCGGAGCCATTCTGATATCAGTCAGCACGACCGGTTTGCCATCGCGTCTTCTGCCCGTTTGGAAAGTAAGCGGACCGATGTTTGAGCTTCTTATACCGCACCAAACGCGAAACGCGGTAAACTGCTGACTACAGACTTTTAAAATCGTCTGCACAAATTCGTCCAGATTGTCAGCCTTGCCTATTTCCTCAACAGCTTGCGAAAAATCACTCAATCTCCGCGCGGCAAGTCGCATCGCAGGTGCGTGGCCGGCGTCGGGCTTTCGCACAATCACCTCATCACGAGGCGTTGAAAGCGATGCTTCGAGCGAGACAGTATCCTCCGGCGAGGGCTGCGGTTTTGATGTCAATAAATCCACTTCGAGCGTAAAATCGGCAATTTTCAGCGTGTCGCCCCTTTTGAGCGGTGCTTTGTGAATCACTTCGCCGTTAAGATATGTACGATTCGCCGAGTCGAGGTCTTCGATTGTCAGGCCTTCGGCACTTACGCTGATTTTGGCGTGCTGACGTGAAACCGCATTGTCGGC
Protein-coding regions in this window:
- a CDS encoding DeoR/GlpR family DNA-binding transcription regulator, which codes for MGLSAESRCNYILECLKTNGKIIVRQVAEKFDVTEVSVRRDLASLERKGLVKKTYGGAVPAGSEFNPSVKFRHTKNLTAKKNIGKLAAELINDGDNIYLEGGSTCYEIIPHLVDKKNLTIITNSAMLMSRLHEQPQHRIIVTGGQYRADTMDMIGPPAENTIAQLGGFTAFTSADDISLDYGISGADVTTVSFTKQIIKRAIRAVFVGTINKFDKGALYKIADLSDLDIIITNAEPGEKWQKFTSENNIRLIYPNI
- a CDS encoding diphosphate--fructose-6-phosphate 1-phosphotransferase, yielding MLKGNAIIGQSGGPTSVINSSLAGIITGAKEFAGITNVLGMRFGIEGFMAENIIDLGAESGATVNGLKLTPSSALGSCRHKLKEEDLPKILALLKKYNIRYIFLIGGNDTMDTIHRIEAYAKQNGYEMTGIGVPKTVDNDLFGTDHTPGFASAARYVALSVQQAGILARDMRKVDQFVIFQCIGREAGWLPAASVLGKKDDADAPHILCLPERHFEKDKFLSEVKKCYDRFGFVSIVCGEGIAYADGTPVSASQTKDKFNNIEFGAMGGTSTAVALHKMITEKFGFRGEFQITESLPMCAADRAVQLDIDEAFMAGRAAVELAKAGKTGLMVTLNRKPGDKYECFTGEIALHEVAVRAKPMPDEFISSDGFGVTDAFIKYAVPLVGPLPKYTKLEYKKFSV
- a CDS encoding glutamine amidotransferase, yielding MNGKILYLGDTALDQAASYPTGLMTHYKIDYDYIPSDVKFDESLFKNDYKAIIVSDYPAGNFLKSHLDAIAEKVKNGAGFLMIGGWESFEGRAGKYSGTVLADVLPVKMADSDDRINCFSPCMVVRNCGHQITDALPFEAQSPAIGGLNSVKVKQGGTEVLSARKFRAEFQNGKFNFLELQSFPLLVVGQFGKGRTAAFASDVSPHWVGPLVDWGCDRITAKNNGGIEIEVGNWYAQLFVNMIRWVCKEQEQKC
- a CDS encoding PIG-L family deacetylase, coding for MTEHKSETEFVRIVGEERRVGDTLASVSRHWLGDKEKFLFISPHDDDVVLGAALFIQLALKEKIPVYLLVVTDGAMGYCNKQQKDTISEIRKKETEECYKTLGIPQENIIWLNFPDCRLNYYRGRRAAKPDDAAVLEGYCGLQNSFTHWIRKIAPTQCFLPTSTDLHPDHRIVHEEFLISLFHAAGNIWPELGDKAQRVPYVHELGVYCDFPQPPRLRIKTPPALLENKLKAISAFRSQEQIGSLVDIVRKSGPFEYFRELEFKLYQPAAYYEMFEKRHHLPFIR
- a CDS encoding AraC family transcriptional regulator, with protein sequence MPNEITVNKSKLCLEGRVIESKYFFFDTDPKKKHELAIVFGGVEKCASDFEIKRRTYPYYVIEIPIKGLCALEIGDKTHRLAPNYIGGFAPEVAHHYKCDKNNPMEHVFIAFFGTQAKNLFEKAGLYKGNVLKMKKTGDILYLAESILKKAFEKSVHSHELCCSYLKTLLLEQSADISPATDSLCASMNTYKRCRKYIDENFSTLFLPSQVAQKCSVNVRYMSRLFKQYADVTPHEYIMRLKLNKAANLLLTTNLSIKNIAQTAGFADPYHFSRNFKNFHGVSPNHYRNPTSRGK
- a CDS encoding hemerythrin domain-containing protein, with the protein product MEKARKLADILERVRSGEDPTKVRQQARQLLSTLRLSDISKAHKYLVGTGISLDQLRTLVYAFASILGDQFALLRAHLSADHPIRRVIAEHEMFECFLADLEVANVLIQDTDELTELSSEFRRLQHITEHLQAIDVHNQREDDLIFPVLENYPCKSICVVLGKAHWRINNLVGNLTVAVNNFRQFEPTQFKIQINAISSAIVPILREHIFQEDNILYPVAIDVVKDDRVWWRIKQLSDEMGYCGFDAQPCCS
- a CDS encoding FHA domain-containing protein, with translation MDSSIHLVVKRNEQMVNEFTFPAANPILIGRRPDVQVVLADNAVSRQHAKISVSAEGLTIEDLDSANRTYLNGEVIHKAPLKRGDTLKIADFTLEVDLLTSKPQPSPEDTVSLEASLSTPRDEVIVRKPDAGHAPAMRLAARRLSDFSQAVEEIGKADNLDEFVQTILKVCSQQFTAFRVWCGIRSSNIGPLTFQTGRRRDGKPVVLTDIRMAPKITETFERGQSLVFPQVAAKLETTERIRSAMMACIKRPSGNFGIIYIDNAMVHNHYSLSDLDYLMILAIHTAGALTVHL